The following nucleotide sequence is from Methanomassiliicoccales archaeon.
GAATACTAATTCCAGCAATCGAACCTGAGCAAGGTTTAATTAGAGATATTTCATTTAGGAGCAGGGGTTATTTAATGTTCCACGCCAAGGTCAGGTCTGAGACTCTCAAAGGTATCGTCGACATCGTTTCGACTCTGGTTGACGAGGCCAAGTTCAACATCAACTCTGAAGGATTCTCTCTAAAGGCTGTTGATCCAGCTCATGTTGCCATGGTTGATCTTGAGGTCGAGAAGGGCGCATTCGAGGAGTTCGTGGCGGATGATACCGAGTTGGGTATTGACCTGGACAAGATCAAAGAGGTCCTAAGACTGGCAAAGTCTGGGGATATCATAGATATGGAACAGGATGAGGAGCGAAATCGCCTGATTATGAACGTGGGCAACGTCAGCAGGAGGATGAACCTAGTCGATACTACTGGAATGTCCGACCCAAAGGTACCCAACCTCGATCTTCCCACAAAGTTGTCAGTTAGTGCTGAGGAGCTTCAGAAGGGTATCAGGGCAGCGGAGAGCGTTTCTGACCATATCGCTATGAATGCTAACGCAGAGGGTTTCGAATTATACTCTGAAGGAGATACGGACACCGTCAGTCTGAAACTTGACAAGGACTCATTGGTCTCTCTGCAAAGCGAGGAGAGCGTGCGGAGCTTGTTCCCACTGGATTACTTCTCCAATATGATAAGGGCGATCTCTGCGGGTACAGTCGTCCAAATAAGCCTAGGTAATG
It contains:
- the pcn gene encoding proliferating cell nuclear antigen (pcna); translation: MFHAKVRSETLKGIVDIVSTLVDEAKFNINSEGFSLKAVDPAHVAMVDLEVEKGAFEEFVADDTELGIDLDKIKEVLRLAKSGDIIDMEQDEERNRLIMNVGNVSRRMNLVDTTGMSDPKVPNLDLPTKLSVSAEELQKGIRAAESVSDHIAMNANAEGFELYSEGDTDTVSLKLDKDSLVSLQSEESVRSLFPLDYFSNMIRAISAGTVVQISLGNDYPVKMEFNVAGDKGRVSYLLAPRIESE